The region CGGCGATCGATCGTCCGGGACTCGATTATACCAATATGGCACGTGGGCTTGCCCTGGCACTTTCCATGTTCAAGCCGGGCTTTACCGGTCGCTCGCGGGCGATCCTGCTCGTTTCCGATGGCGCCGCGCTCATCGATCCCAAAGTTCAGGAGGAGCTTCGCTCGGATTTCCAGAAGATCAAAGTCAATCTCTATTGGCTGTTCTTGAGAACGGCGGGCAGCAAGGGCTTTACCGACCAACCCAAGCCCGGCGAAGATACGCCGCAAGCCATGCCCGAGCACCATCTCGATCTCTATTTCAAGACACTTGGCGTGCCCTATCGGGCGTTTGAAGCGGAGGGGCCGCAGGCCGTTACAGAGGCCGTCAATCAAATTGGCCAGCTTGAGCGGCATCCCATGGAGATCGACGAGGCACGGCCAAGAACCGATTTCACGCCGCTGTTGAGCAAGATTGCTTTGCTGGCAACGCTCCTGGTCCTTGCTGCCAAATGGACCGAGACGCGCGCAGGAACGCCTCTCGGCTCGCCGCCGCGGCGGCTCTTGCCGGGAGAACGCCGATGAGATCGCAATTAGCGGACGCCTATAGCCTGCATTTCGTCGTCGCGCAGAAAATCCAGGCCTTGCGGCGCTTCTTGGCAGGCTTCTGGCGCCATATCCGCTCGGTGGTGCTTATTGTGTCGCTTGCCGGATCGGTCCTCGCGACAGCATTAAGCGCTTATCTTTGGATCAACACGCACGCTGCGAACAAAGCCATTCAAGATTTGTCTGCAGGCCGCGACCGGCCGGTGGAGAGCATAGCGGCGCCGGAGGTCCTTCTCGCGCGGATCACCAGCCTGACGAAGCGCGACGACACCGATGCGCCACGCCTCCTCATCGATGGACTTGAGCGACAGGGCGAGATGGAACTTGCCGCCCAGGGCCGCTACAATCTGGCCAATGCGCTCCTACGCAAGGCTTTTGCCGCGCTCGAAAAGGGCGATCTCGAAGCGGCCGGCCCTCTGGTCACTCTGAGCCGGCGCGAATACCGCCGTTCGCTCGCGTTACGTCCCGATTTTTGGGACGCCAAATTCAATTTCGATGTCGCCTCCCGGCTCATTCGGGAATATCCCGAACTCGATCGCACCAGTGGAGACGAGTTGCTCGCCGATCCCAAAAACATTTGGACTGATATTCCAGGCCTGCCGAAAGGCTTGCCTTGATGCGTGCGCGCCTGAATGATCCGCGTCTTCTTTTGCTCGCCACCACCGCCGCTTTGCTGCTCCTTTCCATCGTTGTGCCAAGCATCAAAATCGAACGCAAGGGCTACGACCTCCTCGCGGTCCTTGACATCACCGGCAGCATGAACACGCGCGACTATGTGTTGAACGAAAAGCCGATAAGCCGTCTCGAACTTGCCAAGCTTGCCTTGCGCGATCTCGCCCGAAATCTTCCTTGTCCGTCGCGGTTAGGTCTGGCGATCTTCACCGAACGCCAACCGTTCCTGCTGTTCGAGCCGATCGACATCTGTGCCGATTTCGCTCCCGTCGATGCGGCTATTGCCTCACTCGATTGGCGGATGGCTTGGGAGGGGGACAGCCATATTGCCGCGGGGCTTTACCGGGCCGTGGCGATGGCGAAGGATTTGAGTACGGACGTGATCTTCATCACCGATGGTCAGGAGGCGCCGCCGTTGCCGTGGTCCGGTGGTCCGACCTTTGAAGGCCGGCACGGCGAAGTCGGCGGGCTCATCATCGGCGCCGGCAATTATGCCTTGTCGCCCATTCCAAAATTCGATGACAATGGCCGGGAAACAGGCTTTTACGCCGCCGAGGATGTGCCCCATGAAAGCCGTTTTGGCTTGCCGCCACCTGAGGCGGAAAATCGCGAGGGCTATAATCCGCGCAACGCGCCGTTCGGCTCGACCATAGTTCTTGGCACCGAACATTTATCCTCAGTGCGAGAGTCCTATCTGAAGGAACTCGCCAATATCACCGGCTTGACCTACCGCCATCTCGCACGCGTCCCGGATTTAGCCAAGGCGGTCAGGGACGCAGCTACACCTCGCCCGCGCCCCGGTACCATCGATCTACGGCCCTGGTTCATTGCGATGGCACTTATATGCCTCATTTTCCTTTATCTCGCGTTGCCGATCACCGAGCGGCTTCGCTCTTTCCAGGAGCGCCGCTTGCTCCACCTTTCCACCTTGAAAAGGAGATCTCCTTGAGACTGAACCTTCTTGCCGGCCTGGTTTTTATTTTCGCGTCGCCGTGCCTCGCCCACGGGCCGACCCCGATCAAAGTTGACGAGATTGTCACGATTGCCGCCGACCCGCAGAAGGTGTGGGCGATAGTCGGTGCTTTCGGTGGGATCGCCAAATGGCATCCCGACATCAAGAGCGTTGATGCGACCGGCGGCGATGCGTTGGGCGGTGAACGTACCCTCACTTTTCAAAACGACGCCGCGCTCAAGGAGAGTCTCGATGAATTTGATTCGAGCGCGCTCAAATATTCCTATCGTATGCTCGACCCAAATCTCGATGCTTTGCCGGTCAGCTCTTATTCCATGACCCTTGCGGTGCGCCCGGCGTCGGGCGGAGGCAGTGAGGTCGAGTGGTATGGCCGTCTCTATCGCGGCGACACCGGCAATGAGCCGCCGGATAATCTCAATGATGATGCGGCTCGCCAAGCGGTCGGCAATTTTCTGCGCCATGGGCTGCAGGCGCTTAAGGCGAAATTGGAAGCGAAATAGACCTGACGGGCGAAGATGAGTCGGTGGCAATTATGTGTGACGGGCTTTTGTCTCGGTCTCGTCGGGGTCGCGTCGCAAGGTTGGGCCGAAGACCTGTTCGTCGTCTGCCAGGATGCATCTCTCGTTTGGCGAATCGACACGAGGACGAATGCCATTGTTGAATCGATCCGTGTCGATGCGGGCCCCGCGACGATCGCAGCGAGCCCGGACGGCGAATATCTCTATGTGACTCATCCAGATCATGGCGAGATCACAAAACTCGATGCGATCCATCTTTCCATTCATTCGACCTTCCCTTTCGATGGCGAGCCTTTCGGCGTAGTGGCGGATCCGAATGGGCGGTTCGTCTATATCGGTGATTGGAATAAGGGTCGAGTCGTTCGAATCGACGCGGAGAGTGGCGCGCTGCGTGGCGACGTGGCGGTTGGACGCAAACCAGCGGGGCTTGTTCTAGATCAGCACGATCATCGTCTTTATGTCGCCAATCGCGAGAGTAATTCGGTGAGTGTCATCGACACGAATGGGATGCGACAGATTGCGGAGCTTACCGTTGGAGGGGCACCCTTCGCCATGGCGCTTTCACCCGATGAGAAATTGCTCGTCGTCGCCAACGTCCGCAGCGGCGATGCCACGATCGTCGATACGGCGCGGCTTATCGTCCTCGCCCGTGTCAGGATCGGGGCGGCGCCCTATGGCGCTGCGGTGACTAATGCAAATGATCGGGCGCTGATCAGCGATCAACATAAGGACACCCTCTCGGTGATCGATCTGCCGTCCGGAAGGGTGAGCGCGCTCATCAAAATTGGCCGCTATCCGGAAGCCGTTCTGGTTGGTGCCGATCGCGCGTATGTCGCCAATTGGTTTTCCGGCGATCTTTCAGTCATCGACCTCTCAGACTACAGGGAGCTGACAAGGATCAAACTCTGCGATGGACCGCGCGGCATGGTCTTTGGCCGCCGCAAAGCCGATGTTTTTGGCCGATGAAGCGAAGAGATCTGGCCCTACTGTTGCTCATCCCTGCCGTATGCTTGGGTGGCTGCAGCAATGGCCAGCCGGAGGGTCGAAGCGGCGAGAGCGGGGCGGTGACTTACGGCCATCCCGCCACCAATTTGAATTGGCTACGGACCGGGGATCGCACCGACCCGGCACTTTGGCTTGCCGGGAAGGAGGCGCATGCTTCCACTCCTCCGAGTCCCGAGGCCATCGCGCGCATCCGAAATGCCCTGGCCAACGCCAACGACCGATTTCTCGAGGCGCCAAGGATGATAGCCAATCGAACTGCACAGCTGTCTGATATGCTGGCGCTCGATAGGCAAGAGGAAAGCTACATCGATTTGATCGAATCTCTTACCAAGATCGTGGAAGGCAGCAAGGGCAAGCAGGAATATGGCGATCTCTGCCAGCATTATTACAATTTGCGCCATAATGGGACGGATAAGGCCGCCGCGCTCGCCGCCTTGACCGAGAAAAATCGAGCCCTCATCCGCAACCATAATTAAAGCATAGGAACAAGAGTGGGAACCAGTTTGGGAAGCCGACGCTCAAATATCGGGATAAAGCAGCAGACCAATTCAACCTGATCGCCCGCCGATTTATGGGGCAAGGCCGCCATTCAGACAATCATGTTGGAGGCTTTACCCTCGATCGCGATCCGGATGAGATCGGCGCGCGACCGGGCCCCAAGCTTGTGCTTCAGCAAAGAGCAGCAATTGGCGACGGTCTTATAGGAAATCTTCATGACATGGGCGATTTCCGCCATCCCCTTGCCTTCGGCGAGCAAGCGAAGCGTCTCGATCTCACGGGTGCTCAGATCAAGAAACTGACTGTTGCCGTGCTTCTGTTGAAAAAAAGCAAGTTTCTGGGCGATCTGATCAGATAAATAGCAAGTGCCGCTGGCGACGAGCTGAACGGCTTTGACGAATTGCGAAGGATCCTCGGTTTTTGCTATATATCCCATAGCGCCGAGCTCGATCGCGCGGGCGGCAAAGGTGATATTCTCATTCATCGTGAAGACAATGAACCGGGATTTCGGTTCCTGCTTGAGGATGCGTCGCAGAACTTCAAATCCAGAGAGATCAGGTAGATTAATATCGAGGACGGTGACGTCAGGAGCTCTTGAGGCATGGGCATCGAGGGCCTCGCGCGCATCATGCGCCTCGATCACTTCAATATCCACCTGGCCCGACAGCATGCCGCGGCAGCCAGCGATTACCATGGGATGATCGTCGACGATGAGAACGCGCATGGGGCCAGGTCGCATAGGGACTTCGATTTCCTATGCGGGACTGTGGGAGGCTTTGTCAATCCGGCCAGCAGGGCACCTTGGCTCGTCAGGCGGATCCCTGAAGGCAAAGCTGTGCAAGTACCGGTCAGCGCCTGAATCGCGGCAATTTCACAGCGGCCATGGCTTTCGAACTCGGCGCATGCCAGCCGGTTATTCGCAGAGGAGCGGCGATTTTTGTCGCGAAATTTTTTTTCTATCCCATCAGCCGGTGCCCAAGTGGCGGCACCGCCGCCGCAATAAGCTGATTATTTCGGAGCGGAAACAGCCGGATCAGGCGAAAGCAATGCAATCTCACTCGACATCGACGCAGGAAAGTCAGAACGATCCCGGCCAGTCGGTCAACATTCGCGGGTTACAAGACTTCGGGCGGGTCAACATTCTCGTCGACGGGGCGCGTCAGGATTACCAAATTTTTGGCTACAATGCGAAAGGCACCTATTATCTTGATCCCGCCTTCGTGGGGAAAACCGACGTCAAGGGGGGACACGGTTTCGGGCTGTATGATCCGCTGTAATTGGGCGGAGCGTGGATCGTGGCGTTGTGGCCGAAGGCCTGTCTCGGACGCCTTGGAGCGGTGCAGAGCCAATTTGAATCTTACGGGTGGCTTTTCCCGTAGCTGGAAAACGTGGTCATGACGTTTTCATGCCCAAGGTTTTGCGACCAAGCCTTGAATTCCTCGGGCGTCTGGCAAACCTCCTGCCCAAACAGCGCAAGGGTCTTTCGGAAGGAATGGGGATTGAAATACGGAAGCCTTGCTCCCCCCAATGCCGCTCGGAAAATTGTCCGAATCGACGTCGCGTTCGCCCAACACTTACGGGCGCGCGAGGCGGCGCGATTCCGCAATTGCGTTCGAATGCTTCCCTAATAAGGCTTCCCCAGAACGGGCGCCACTCGCCCCTCTTTTCCGAGGGGAAAGTAAACGTTTGATTTTATATAGTTCTGGAGTGGGCGAAGGGATTCGAACCCTCGACCCCAGCCTTGGCAACGTCCTCAGGCGATTTACGCCACAGCATCTTTTTCTATCCCAGAGACCGCTAAATCCTTATCGCATAAGGGTTTTAGTTGCCCATGACCCTCCCCCTCCGTATCCTCGGCACACCCGGCGATTTCCTCTCTCGTGCTTCCCCCGTGCTTCCCCGGCCTCCACCAGGAAGTCCGGGGAAGCAGATTTTGGGGACAATGATGGAGCGATAGAGCAGGAACGGATTATGGCCAAGATTATGAAACGCACGGTGGACGCGCTCCAACCTGAGCCCGGCTGAGACGTGTTCGCGTGGGATTCGGAACTGAGGGGCTTCGGCGTCCGGGTGAAGCCGTCCGGATTGAAAACCTTCCTCATTTAATACCGTAACGCTGAGCCCGGACCCGGCGTCTGGTGCTCGGTCAATACGGCGTGCTGACGCCTGAGGCCGCACGCGATCTTGCACGTAAAAAGCTGACCGCCTTTGCTGAAGTCGAAGACCCGTCCGCCGACCGTCGCGCAGTTCGTGCCGGCATCTCAGTCAGCGAAGTCTGCGATTGGTATCTCGAGCAGGCCGAGGGAGGTCGCATCCTTGGTCGCAACCGGCGACCGATCAAGGCATCGACGCTCCATATGGACCGGAGCCGCATCGAGACCCACATCAAGCCATTGCTCGGTTCGCGTCTAGTGAGTGGCCTCACCCTTCATGACATCGAGGGTATGCAGGCGGATATTGCAGCAGGCAAGTCAGCACGCGGCCGGAAGAAGGGTCGCGGTGGTCGGTCGACCGGGGGCGCTGGCGTGGCGAGTCGGACGATCGGCACCTTGCGAGGATTGCTCGGCCAGGCTGCTCGCCTCAACATCATCGGAAAAAATCCAGCGGACGGCGTTCGGCAACTCACTGGCAAGAAGCGGCAACGTGGAATGGGGCGGCAAGGAGCTATTCATTCGTGTCGAGGCGCCGCCGGTGCGACTCATCGTCATTGGCGCTGTCCATGTTTCGCAAATGCTCGTGCCGATCGCCAGCCTCGCTGGTTTCGATATGATCATCATTGATCCGCGCAACGCTTTCGCAACACCCGAACGGTTCCCCGGCGTGCAGCTTGTCACCGAATGGCCAGAGGTGGCACTCCTTTCCCTGCATCTTGACACCTATAACGCAATGGTGCTGCTGACTCATGACCCGCGCATTGACGATCAGGCCTTGATGGCGGCCTTGCGTGCTGATTGCTTCTATATTGGTGCGCTGGGATCGCGAAAGACCCATGCCAAGCGACTTGAGCGGATGCGCACCGAAGGGTTCGGCGACGCTGTGCTCAAGCGCATCCATGCTCCGATCGGACTTGACATTGGGGCGGTCAGTCCAGCCGAAATAGCCATTTCTATTGCCAGCGAAATCATAGCAAAATTACACCGCAAAGCCTTGCGTGTGGAAACGGAGAAGGCCGCATGAAATTTGGACTGCTCCCCGTAGCCGAAAGTGAGGGCGTCTTTCTCGCCCATGCGATCAGGAAACCTGGCTTGACGTTGAAAAAGGGTGAATGGATCGGCGCCGTTCAGATTGCCGCGTTGCAGGCCGCTGATGTCGCCGAAATTGTCGCAGCCTGCATCGAGCCCGGCGAGGTCGACGAGAATACGGCGGCGCTGAGTTTGGCCTGCAGCATCGCCGGCGCCAATCTCCATCTCGCTGAAAGTGTTACCGGACGCTGCAATCTTATCGCGAACTGCGCCGGTATCCTCGTCGTTGACGCCGCGGTCATCGATCGCGTCAATATGGTCGACGAGGCCATCACACTCGTGACCCTAGCGCCGTTTCGCCGGGTCACTGAAGGGGAGATGATAGTGACGGCGAGGGAAAGCCGGTCATCGGGGCCCCCGGCTGCGCCCGTTCGCCGAAGAAAAATGGTTTTGACTTCGTCCTCGACCGGATTCTTGCTGGATTGCCGATGCGCAGCCAAGATATCCGCCGGATGGGGGTCGGCGGCCTTTTGATCGAGACTACTAGCCATGCGCAGTTCGCCTTCTCCCATGATGCCTCAGTTGAGTGACATCGGCGCGATCATCCTGGCGGCTGGCCTTTCGTCGCGCTTCGAGGTTGGCCCGGAGTAGACGAAGCTCGTTGCCCCTCTTTTCGGCAAGCCACTGGTCCGGCATGCCGTGGAGGCGGCGCTCGCCTCGCGATCTCGCCCGATTTTCGTTGTTACCGGCCATGCCGCCAGGCAAGTCGAGAACGCACTCGAAAACCTCGGTGTGTCCTTCATTTTCAATCCCGACTATCGATCTGGCCTTACAAGTTCTTTGAAGG is a window of Methylocapsa sp. D3K7 DNA encoding:
- a CDS encoding vWA domain-containing protein, with product MTLALDSPVVLALLPLALTPFIFSALRPSFIPSLEAAPPDLVSRLSAAGLAFFAAISIAASLLALAGLHTAQGFVTKIVEGAEIVILIDRSGSMNETFAGRQPSGEEESKTSAAKRILADFFNGAAHDLVGVAAFSTSPMLVMPITNHPAAYEAAIAAIDRPGLDYTNMARGLALALSMFKPGFTGRSRAILLVSDGAALIDPKVQEELRSDFQKIKVNLYWLFLRTAGSKGFTDQPKPGEDTPQAMPEHHLDLYFKTLGVPYRAFEAEGPQAVTEAVNQIGQLERHPMEIDEARPRTDFTPLLSKIALLATLLVLAAKWTETRAGTPLGSPPRRLLPGERR
- a CDS encoding MxaK protein, producing MRSQLADAYSLHFVVAQKIQALRRFLAGFWRHIRSVVLIVSLAGSVLATALSAYLWINTHAANKAIQDLSAGRDRPVESIAAPEVLLARITSLTKRDDTDAPRLLIDGLERQGEMELAAQGRYNLANALLRKAFAALEKGDLEAAGPLVTLSRREYRRSLALRPDFWDAKFNFDVASRLIREYPELDRTSGDELLADPKNIWTDIPGLPKGLP
- a CDS encoding vWA domain-containing protein; its protein translation is MRARLNDPRLLLLATTAALLLLSIVVPSIKIERKGYDLLAVLDITGSMNTRDYVLNEKPISRLELAKLALRDLARNLPCPSRLGLAIFTERQPFLLFEPIDICADFAPVDAAIASLDWRMAWEGDSHIAAGLYRAVAMAKDLSTDVIFITDGQEAPPLPWSGGPTFEGRHGEVGGLIIGAGNYALSPIPKFDDNGRETGFYAAEDVPHESRFGLPPPEAENREGYNPRNAPFGSTIVLGTEHLSSVRESYLKELANITGLTYRHLARVPDLAKAVRDAATPRPRPGTIDLRPWFIAMALICLIFLYLALPITERLRSFQERRLLHLSTLKRRSP
- a CDS encoding SRPBCC family protein — its product is MRLNLLAGLVFIFASPCLAHGPTPIKVDEIVTIAADPQKVWAIVGAFGGIAKWHPDIKSVDATGGDALGGERTLTFQNDAALKESLDEFDSSALKYSYRMLDPNLDALPVSSYSMTLAVRPASGGGSEVEWYGRLYRGDTGNEPPDNLNDDAARQAVGNFLRHGLQALKAKLEAK
- a CDS encoding YncE family protein; translation: MTGFCLGLVGVASQGWAEDLFVVCQDASLVWRIDTRTNAIVESIRVDAGPATIAASPDGEYLYVTHPDHGEITKLDAIHLSIHSTFPFDGEPFGVVADPNGRFVYIGDWNKGRVVRIDAESGALRGDVAVGRKPAGLVLDQHDHRLYVANRESNSVSVIDTNGMRQIAELTVGGAPFAMALSPDEKLLVVANVRSGDATIVDTARLIVLARVRIGAAPYGAAVTNANDRALISDQHKDTLSVIDLPSGRVSALIKIGRYPEAVLVGADRAYVANWFSGDLSVIDLSDYRELTRIKLCDGPRGMVFGRRKADVFGR
- a CDS encoding response regulator transcription factor, encoding MRVLIVDDHPMVIAGCRGMLSGQVDIEVIEAHDAREALDAHASRAPDVTVLDINLPDLSGFEVLRRILKQEPKSRFIVFTMNENITFAARAIELGAMGYIAKTEDPSQFVKAVQLVASGTCYLSDQIAQKLAFFQQKHGNSQFLDLSTREIETLRLLAEGKGMAEIAHVMKISYKTVANCCSLLKHKLGARSRADLIRIAIEGKASNMIV
- a CDS encoding TonB-dependent receptor plug domain-containing protein, which translates into the protein MQSHSTSTQESQNDPGQSVNIRGLQDFGRVNILVDGARQDYQIFGYNAKGTYYLDPAFVGKTDVKGGHGFGLYDPL
- a CDS encoding XdhC family protein; this encodes MVGRPGALAWRVGRSAPCEDCSARLLASTSSEKIQRTAFGNSLARSGNVEWGGKELFIRVEAPPVRLIVIGAVHVSQMLVPIASLAGFDMIIIDPRNAFATPERFPGVQLVTEWPEVALLSLHLDTYNAMVLLTHDPRIDDQALMAALRADCFYIGALGSRKTHAKRLERMRTEGFGDAVLKRIHAPIGLDIGAVSPAEIAISIASEIIAKLHRKALRVETEKAA